A stretch of the Rhizobium sullae genome encodes the following:
- a CDS encoding lipopolysaccharide biosynthesis protein, with product MSAFSLIAKKADRFRARVFSERDFAKHLRQILHLLSGNFVASMVGLVAFALTARALGPADYGILALCFAFSRAIERLVSFQSWQPLIKFGAQAMEDQRTEDLRRLLKFGFVLDVGAALVSWIVAVGLILFASPLVGIRPEVQTFALIYCSALPFQIAGMPTAVLRLFGGFSTLAYSQVLGSFVRVLLCGIGLLAGWGLREFTFIWMGMQIISSMSMTGLAFLETRRRGYQNILTAPLTGITQSVPGLWRFALSANISLTIRSSANELDTLLVGYLADPTAAGLYHIAKRIGRMAQQAGVQVQTVVYPELSRLWATHSVSAFRRIVRQTQWLLLAAGICLIAVVSLTIKPLLLWTAGAQFIGAAPLVVVQAIAVVMVLNGSVLRSALLAMGRENAVLRSVLFSTLAFHLTAFALIPVIGPMGANIAHITMASLWMLAMLLPYRAHIADNAGANDTSGLG from the coding sequence ATGTCAGCGTTTTCCCTCATTGCGAAAAAAGCGGATCGCTTCAGGGCAAGGGTTTTCAGCGAGCGCGATTTCGCCAAGCATTTAAGACAGATACTTCATCTCCTAAGCGGCAACTTTGTAGCGTCGATGGTTGGGCTTGTGGCCTTTGCCTTGACTGCCCGAGCACTGGGACCGGCGGATTACGGCATTCTTGCTCTCTGTTTTGCGTTCAGTCGCGCGATCGAGCGACTGGTCAGCTTTCAATCCTGGCAGCCTTTGATCAAGTTCGGTGCGCAGGCGATGGAGGATCAGCGAACTGAAGATCTCCGGCGGTTGCTAAAATTCGGCTTTGTGTTGGACGTAGGGGCTGCGCTCGTTTCTTGGATTGTCGCGGTTGGTCTAATCCTTTTTGCTTCGCCGCTTGTGGGGATCCGACCCGAAGTCCAAACCTTTGCCCTGATTTACTGCAGCGCCCTGCCGTTCCAGATTGCCGGAATGCCCACAGCGGTCTTGCGGCTTTTCGGTGGTTTTTCCACGCTTGCCTACAGTCAGGTCCTCGGTAGCTTCGTCAGGGTGCTTCTGTGCGGTATCGGGCTGCTGGCTGGATGGGGATTGAGAGAGTTCACGTTTATCTGGATGGGCATGCAGATCATCAGTTCCATGAGCATGACAGGGCTTGCGTTCCTGGAAACACGCCGCCGCGGCTATCAGAATATTCTGACGGCACCTCTAACGGGCATAACACAGAGCGTACCTGGATTGTGGCGCTTCGCGCTGTCGGCAAACATCTCTCTTACGATCCGCTCGAGCGCAAACGAGCTGGATACGCTCTTGGTCGGGTATCTGGCCGATCCAACAGCGGCCGGGCTTTACCACATAGCAAAGCGCATAGGCAGGATGGCGCAACAAGCCGGTGTACAAGTCCAAACCGTTGTGTACCCGGAGCTTTCGAGACTTTGGGCGACCCATTCAGTTTCGGCATTTCGCCGCATCGTACGGCAGACCCAATGGCTTCTACTCGCCGCCGGCATTTGTCTCATCGCCGTCGTGAGCCTGACGATTAAGCCTCTTTTGCTCTGGACAGCGGGCGCGCAGTTTATAGGAGCCGCACCTTTAGTTGTCGTCCAGGCCATCGCCGTTGTTATGGTGCTGAACGGCTCTGTCCTGCGGTCCGCATTGCTTGCAATGGGGCGCGAAAACGCCGTTCTTCGCAGCGTCTTGTTTTCCACCTTGGCATTTCATCTTACTGCCTTTGCGCTCATACCTGTCATCGGCCCCATGGGCGCCAACATCGCGCACATCACAATGGCATCTTTATGGATGCTTGCGATGTTGCTCCCCTATCGAGCCCACATTGCGGATAACGCAGGCGCCAATGATACGAGTGGATTAGGTTGA
- a CDS encoding polysaccharide biosynthesis/export family protein, whose amino-acid sequence MFQAIFTWRGFSRRPAFLGCVFLALAMSAACAKAGADDYRLSAGDAVTFDFLDDAELPVTLTVTSAGDVQFPLIGDVRIAGLTVTQALASLRAQYVEKDILKDPRIALNITTFRPIFVLGEVNSPGSFPFYPGLTVEQAIGLAGGTQTDVTNPSDRIVARARLRGEIDGSDAQIVHEAVYAARLVAQLEGRDKVDLNDVPEIAKKFVQDVSIKSVVEIEQKILETDLATSRSQIDILSQGIKEAEKGLEILQQLEVEQKELVATTEAVFGRADELRQKQLNTSAEWLRAKTAASGEKASLLQIYADMSRSRRELGGLRLDLAKLQADRQNDILLKQQERDVAIKKLIAERQSAEEQFFLMAAASATENAAKNKITFSYQIRRQVDGNRQAMPADAQTEVLPGDAVIVAIAGI is encoded by the coding sequence ATGTTTCAAGCGATCTTTACTTGGCGAGGGTTTTCTCGCCGGCCAGCCTTTTTGGGCTGTGTCTTCTTAGCGCTGGCGATGTCGGCGGCCTGCGCGAAAGCTGGTGCGGATGACTACCGCCTCTCCGCCGGCGACGCCGTAACCTTCGATTTTCTGGATGACGCGGAGCTTCCCGTCACCCTGACCGTTACCTCGGCCGGCGACGTCCAGTTTCCGCTGATCGGAGATGTTCGCATAGCCGGACTGACGGTCACTCAGGCGCTGGCCAGTCTCCGCGCGCAGTATGTCGAAAAAGACATTCTGAAGGACCCGAGGATCGCGCTAAACATCACGACGTTCAGGCCGATCTTTGTACTGGGCGAAGTGAACAGCCCTGGATCGTTTCCGTTTTACCCTGGCCTGACGGTTGAACAGGCCATCGGACTTGCAGGTGGAACCCAGACTGACGTCACCAATCCATCCGACCGGATTGTGGCGCGGGCCCGGTTGCGCGGTGAGATCGACGGCTCGGACGCTCAAATCGTTCACGAGGCCGTCTACGCCGCAAGATTGGTTGCCCAGCTTGAGGGACGCGATAAGGTAGACTTGAACGATGTACCTGAGATCGCAAAGAAATTTGTCCAAGATGTTTCAATAAAGTCAGTGGTCGAAATAGAACAAAAGATTCTGGAAACGGATTTAGCGACCAGCAGGTCTCAGATCGATATTCTTTCCCAAGGCATCAAGGAAGCAGAAAAAGGACTTGAGATTCTTCAGCAGCTGGAGGTGGAGCAGAAGGAGCTGGTTGCGACAACCGAAGCAGTTTTTGGCCGTGCGGACGAGCTGCGGCAGAAGCAACTGAATACCTCTGCCGAATGGCTGCGGGCAAAGACGGCCGCGTCTGGGGAAAAGGCAAGTCTGTTGCAAATCTACGCCGACATGTCGCGTTCACGGCGTGAGCTTGGGGGACTGCGATTAGACCTAGCAAAGCTTCAGGCAGACCGTCAGAACGACATTTTGCTGAAACAGCAAGAGCGGGATGTAGCGATCAAGAAGTTGATCGCGGAACGTCAATCAGCTGAAGAACAGTTCTTCCTGATGGCTGCGGCGTCGGCAACAGAAAACGCGGCCAAGAACAAGATCACTTTCTCCTATCAGATAAGACGTCAAGTGGACGGGAACCGACAGGCAATGCCTGCGGATGCACAAACCGAAGTTCTGCCCGGCGACGCGGTCATCGTCGCGATCGCTGGAATATAA
- a CDS encoding sugar transferase: MHKPKFCPATRSSSRSLEYNASGDEVVAPGDFRDARGRSELLNESSVSKRIFDILLSSLVLIICSPIFLTVAALTYLALGWPVMFRQVRAGLSMRPFSILKFRTMSNERDGKGDLLPDHLRQTRLTAIIRRLRFDELPQLLLVLAGVMSFVGPRPLPIQTLSDLGAIGQLRCRVQPGLTGWAQVNGNTRLNDMQKLALDIWYVEQHNLALDVLIVAMTLKTLVLGEVVNEHNVQKAETQPTILSCLRVGLDPKG; the protein is encoded by the coding sequence ATGCACAAACCGAAGTTCTGCCCGGCGACGCGGTCATCGTCGCGATCGCTGGAATATAACGCCTCGGGGGATGAAGTGGTGGCACCAGGTGACTTCCGGGACGCGCGAGGTCGCAGCGAGCTCCTAAACGAAAGCTCAGTCAGCAAGAGGATCTTCGACATCCTGCTTTCGTCTCTTGTTCTGATCATCTGCTCGCCGATCTTTTTGACGGTCGCTGCGCTGACGTATCTCGCGTTGGGTTGGCCGGTTATGTTCCGCCAGGTGAGAGCAGGCCTTTCAATGCGGCCGTTCTCGATCTTGAAATTTCGCACGATGTCTAATGAGCGAGACGGGAAAGGCGACCTGCTTCCTGACCATTTGAGGCAAACGCGACTGACAGCCATCATCAGACGTCTTCGCTTTGACGAGCTGCCGCAGCTTCTTCTGGTTCTGGCAGGGGTGATGTCTTTTGTTGGACCGCGGCCCTTGCCTATTCAAACGCTGAGCGATCTTGGCGCCATCGGTCAGCTTCGCTGCAGGGTGCAGCCGGGCTTGACGGGTTGGGCCCAGGTCAACGGCAACACACGCCTGAACGACATGCAGAAGCTCGCTCTGGATATCTGGTATGTCGAGCAGCACAACCTTGCGCTTGACGTATTGATTGTGGCGATGACGCTCAAGACGTTGGTGTTGGGCGAGGTGGTGAATGAACACAATGTTCAGAAGGCTGAAACCCAGCCGACGATACTGTCCTGTTTGCGAGTTGGATTGGACCCGAAAGGCTAA
- a CDS encoding methionyl-tRNA formyltransferase: MRIVVVGAVESTVAAIEALLESQTAPAAVVTLPRKALGRHSDAIDISQAVSATLPIIYAEDVNSAPIVAEVRQLNPDIIFIVGWSQVCKAPFREAARLGCIGFHPSLLPKLRGRAVIPWTILTHQQETGASFFWVDDGIDTGDILRQQRFRLRNDETARSLYDRQRSAIRELIPQIVNDFHQGVATRTPQDHDHATYCARRRPQDGKIDWHADAAGVLTFIRAVGDPYPGAFTTMDGERLSIWTARPYADSHRYIGLPGQIQTLTTGGFVVRCGNGECVEVTKWTTPADRKIARHAVLGEAE; encoded by the coding sequence ATGCGTATCGTTGTCGTCGGAGCGGTGGAGTCAACAGTTGCTGCCATTGAAGCTCTCTTGGAATCACAGACTGCCCCTGCCGCAGTCGTGACGTTACCCCGAAAGGCCTTGGGCCGGCATTCTGACGCGATCGATATCTCCCAGGCCGTAAGCGCCACCCTCCCGATCATTTACGCAGAGGATGTGAACTCTGCCCCGATTGTAGCGGAGGTTCGGCAATTGAACCCTGACATCATTTTCATCGTCGGTTGGTCCCAGGTCTGCAAAGCACCCTTTCGTGAAGCGGCCCGCCTGGGCTGCATAGGTTTTCATCCTTCTTTGTTGCCGAAACTGAGGGGCAGAGCCGTCATTCCGTGGACAATCCTGACCCATCAACAGGAAACCGGCGCTAGCTTTTTTTGGGTCGACGATGGCATCGACACTGGCGACATACTGCGTCAGCAGCGCTTTCGGTTGAGAAATGACGAAACCGCGAGAAGTCTTTACGATAGGCAACGGAGCGCCATTCGCGAGCTTATTCCTCAAATCGTGAATGATTTTCACCAAGGCGTCGCGACCCGAACGCCGCAGGACCATGACCATGCCACCTACTGCGCGCGCCGCCGGCCTCAGGATGGGAAGATCGATTGGCATGCGGATGCAGCCGGGGTTCTGACTTTCATCAGGGCGGTTGGCGATCCCTATCCCGGCGCGTTTACAACGATGGACGGAGAGCGCCTGTCTATCTGGACCGCTCGGCCTTACGCGGATAGCCATCGCTACATCGGTCTTCCTGGGCAGATCCAGACACTAACCACCGGTGGTTTCGTCGTTCGATGCGGCAACGGTGAATGCGTCGAAGTGACGAAATGGACGACACCGGCAGATCGCAAAATTGCGCGTCACGCAGTTCTTGGGGAAGCGGAATGA
- a CDS encoding PIG-L deacetylase family protein, producing MNSAAFGTTLVVAPHPDDEVLGAGGTMSKLSAAGNDVFVAIVTEGKPPAFSAAMVAKVQAECRRSLELLGVKETVWLGFPAAALSEIAHSTLNAALGELIARLRPQTLIIPFLGDMHLDHQLIFASCLVAARPHQPQYPTLILAYETLSETNWNAPYLTPSFVPNVFVDIEDHLERKLEAMRCYASQIRDAPHERSIDSLRALATLRGATVLRRAAEAFVLVRCVC from the coding sequence ATGAACAGCGCTGCTTTCGGGACAACACTCGTGGTCGCACCTCATCCTGATGATGAGGTGCTCGGCGCTGGCGGCACGATGTCGAAGCTTTCGGCAGCTGGGAACGACGTGTTTGTCGCGATCGTCACCGAAGGAAAGCCACCCGCCTTCTCCGCAGCCATGGTCGCCAAAGTGCAGGCAGAATGCAGGCGCTCTCTCGAACTCCTCGGGGTCAAGGAAACCGTCTGGCTCGGCTTTCCAGCCGCGGCGCTTTCCGAAATAGCACATTCCACTCTCAATGCCGCGTTGGGCGAATTGATCGCGCGGTTGCGCCCGCAAACGCTCATCATCCCATTCCTCGGTGACATGCATCTGGACCACCAGCTCATCTTTGCCTCCTGTCTTGTTGCCGCACGCCCCCATCAGCCGCAGTATCCGACACTTATCCTTGCCTACGAGACGTTGTCGGAAACAAACTGGAACGCTCCCTATCTCACACCCTCTTTCGTGCCGAATGTCTTTGTCGACATCGAAGATCATCTGGAGCGAAAGCTTGAAGCAATGCGGTGCTACGCGTCCCAGATCCGCGATGCGCCGCATGAGCGGTCAATCGATAGCCTGCGGGCGCTGGCAACCCTGCGAGGGGCTACCGTGCTGAGACGTGCCGCGGAAGCCTTTGTTCTTGTTAGATGCGTCTGTTGA
- a CDS encoding DegT/DnrJ/EryC1/StrS family aminotransferase — protein sequence MPKWPVYSEEQIEEVAEVLRSGRVNAWTGPYVEAFEQAYAEFLGNRRAIALANGTVALDLALFALALAPGDEVIVTPRSFVASGACVPFSGGVPIFADVDPESQNLTSDSIEAKITPRTKGLIVVHLAGWPCDMPEIMRLARRHGLWVIEDCAQAHGAEIDGKPVGSFGDIAAFSFCQDKIITTGGEGGLISMNDDALWSRAWSRKDHGKSYDTVIRTKDQTGFRWLHESIGTNLRMTSIQAVLGLHQLKRLSSSRDIRSKNAAILAEALSGIDALRVPVPEPRLRHAYYRFYVFVRPDKLSAGHDRDRLIAEINAEGVPCFSGSCSEIYLERCFSDLGLSPKERLSTAQMLGETSLAFLVDPTIDGRTMRANAEIVATAVKRATADAPKLSAADA from the coding sequence ATGCCAAAGTGGCCAGTTTATAGCGAAGAGCAAATCGAGGAGGTGGCCGAGGTCTTGCGATCGGGTCGCGTAAACGCCTGGACAGGACCCTACGTCGAGGCTTTCGAACAAGCCTATGCGGAATTCCTCGGCAACCGACGGGCCATTGCGCTCGCGAATGGAACCGTCGCGCTCGATCTTGCGCTGTTCGCGCTCGCCTTGGCGCCGGGCGATGAGGTCATCGTCACGCCCCGCAGCTTTGTTGCATCCGGTGCATGCGTACCATTCAGTGGCGGCGTCCCGATTTTTGCCGATGTCGACCCTGAGAGCCAGAACCTCACTTCTGATTCCATCGAAGCGAAGATAACCCCGCGCACAAAGGGGCTGATTGTGGTCCATCTTGCCGGTTGGCCGTGCGACATGCCCGAAATTATGCGCCTCGCCCGGCGGCATGGACTGTGGGTGATCGAGGATTGTGCGCAAGCCCATGGGGCTGAAATCGACGGAAAGCCCGTTGGCAGCTTTGGCGATATCGCGGCTTTTTCGTTCTGCCAGGACAAGATCATAACGACGGGAGGAGAAGGTGGGCTCATCTCGATGAATGATGACGCGCTTTGGTCGCGAGCCTGGAGCAGAAAAGATCACGGGAAATCCTACGATACGGTCATAAGAACCAAGGACCAAACGGGGTTTCGTTGGCTGCACGAGTCAATTGGTACGAACCTTCGAATGACCTCGATCCAAGCCGTGCTGGGGCTGCACCAACTGAAGCGGCTTTCCTCGTCGCGCGACATTAGGAGCAAGAACGCGGCAATCTTGGCGGAGGCGCTCTCAGGAATCGATGCGCTGCGGGTGCCAGTCCCGGAACCTCGGCTGCGGCATGCCTACTACCGCTTCTATGTCTTTGTTAGGCCCGACAAACTTAGCGCCGGCCATGACCGGGATCGTCTGATTGCCGAGATCAACGCCGAAGGGGTTCCCTGCTTTTCCGGCAGTTGCTCCGAAATATATCTCGAGAGATGTTTTTCTGATCTCGGTCTTTCGCCAAAGGAACGCCTGTCGACGGCCCAGATGTTGGGTGAGACGAGTTTGGCCTTCCTTGTCGACCCCACGATCGACGGAAGAACGATGCGCGCGAACGCAGAGATCGTCGCAACTGCCGTCAAGCGTGCGACAGCAGATGCACCAAAGCTCAGCGCGGCGGATGCTTAA
- a CDS encoding PHP domain-containing protein: protein MPTPVFCRYSELTPSAVNVEYQVHTNWTDGQASSAAILEEAARIGLGAIAFTEHVRRSTDWFDSFAAEIREIAHAYPAMKVFVGSEAKALDEAGTLDISPSVQQGSDIVLGVVHRFPDGNGDYLDFNKISAAETAAIEFQLSMGLIKHAPIDVLGHPGGMYQRRHGAFPAEYFAQMMEASLERGIAIEINSSYLVDTATFVELCRQIDPIVSIGSDAHRIDQLGQCRDILRTMGVGR, encoded by the coding sequence ATGCCAACACCAGTATTTTGCCGGTATAGTGAACTCACTCCCTCGGCGGTCAACGTCGAATATCAGGTCCATACAAACTGGACAGACGGGCAAGCAAGCTCTGCTGCAATTCTGGAAGAAGCCGCTCGCATCGGCCTTGGCGCCATTGCATTTACTGAACATGTTCGACGATCAACTGACTGGTTTGACAGCTTCGCAGCAGAGATAAGAGAAATCGCACATGCCTATCCTGCCATGAAGGTCTTTGTAGGATCGGAGGCCAAGGCATTGGATGAAGCCGGAACACTTGATATATCGCCCTCGGTGCAGCAGGGCTCAGATATCGTATTGGGCGTCGTACATCGGTTTCCCGACGGGAATGGCGACTACCTTGACTTCAATAAAATCTCTGCGGCCGAGACAGCGGCCATAGAGTTCCAGCTTTCGATGGGCTTGATCAAACATGCGCCGATCGACGTGCTTGGCCATCCAGGAGGCATGTATCAGCGCCGCCACGGGGCTTTTCCCGCCGAGTACTTCGCGCAAATGATGGAAGCGTCGCTCGAGCGAGGAATAGCAATCGAAATAAACTCTTCATATCTGGTCGACACTGCGACGTTCGTCGAACTTTGTCGGCAGATCGATCCGATCGTGTCGATCGGCTCCGACGCGCATCGCATCGACCAGCTCGGGCAGTGCCGGGATATTCTGAGAACTATGGGGGTTGGGCGGTGA
- a CDS encoding ATP-grasp domain-containing protein, translating into MKVLVTGAGALLGQGIIRSLQRSNLNATIVVADPSPLAVGLYWGDVPYLIPMANDPAYFERICVVIERERPDVVIPGTDVELHAFAAHREFLEATYGTRVIISSPRVVEIADDKWLTAQFLESEGLGFVPSCLPGNEHDLIATVGFPLIVKPRVGARSIGVRVIHSDGELQAAIDEQPHSVIQKYVGTPETEYTAGTLTFEGKCAASIVMRRDLRDGNTYRAFAEPYGELNEAVERAATILNAFGPANFQFRLDDGAVRIFEINGRFSGTTGIRMHAGFNEVEMCIRHILFDEPIIQPAVLPVTVLRHWSETVLMNSDLLEPRQ; encoded by the coding sequence GTGAAGGTACTCGTCACTGGCGCTGGGGCGCTCCTTGGACAAGGCATTATCCGCAGCCTTCAGCGATCAAATTTGAATGCCACCATCGTCGTTGCCGATCCCAGCCCTCTCGCCGTCGGCCTGTATTGGGGAGATGTGCCATATCTCATTCCGATGGCCAACGATCCCGCATACTTCGAACGGATTTGCGTTGTCATTGAGCGCGAGCGGCCGGACGTCGTTATTCCAGGCACCGATGTCGAGCTTCACGCTTTTGCGGCGCACCGGGAATTTCTTGAAGCGACCTACGGCACGCGCGTCATCATCAGCTCGCCGCGGGTCGTTGAAATTGCGGACGATAAGTGGCTGACGGCTCAGTTTCTCGAAAGCGAAGGCTTGGGTTTTGTTCCATCATGTCTACCGGGCAACGAACATGACCTCATCGCAACGGTCGGATTTCCGCTCATCGTCAAGCCACGCGTCGGCGCCCGCTCGATCGGAGTACGCGTCATTCACTCGGATGGCGAACTGCAGGCCGCAATTGATGAACAGCCTCATAGTGTCATTCAGAAATACGTCGGAACGCCTGAGACGGAGTATACGGCCGGAACTTTGACGTTTGAGGGCAAGTGCGCCGCGTCTATTGTCATGCGCCGCGACCTGCGGGACGGTAACACATACCGCGCATTCGCTGAGCCGTACGGTGAACTCAACGAGGCCGTAGAACGCGCGGCTACGATATTGAACGCGTTCGGCCCCGCCAACTTTCAGTTCCGTCTTGACGATGGAGCCGTCAGAATCTTTGAAATTAACGGCCGCTTCTCCGGGACCACTGGCATACGCATGCACGCCGGTTTCAACGAAGTCGAGATGTGCATTCGGCACATCCTTTTTGATGAGCCCATCATCCAACCAGCGGTTCTGCCCGTGACTGTGCTTCGTCATTGGTCGGAGACCGTTTTGATGAACAGCGACTTACTTGAACCACGACAATGA
- a CDS encoding NAD-dependent epimerase/dehydratase family protein, with protein sequence MMKIAITGATGFIGSKLARTALSRGISVVALVRDVTRCSVPRSKSLEILPWHLGQPLPKLRDVQAVFHLAAVIPNDLSDPGTAPLCFQNNTISALQLATDAAQQRIGHIIHFSSGQVYTRSQAPAHEDSPAYPVERATYYLASKLAGELCLAAAARAGTVVATILRLGSVYGPGMHPRGMLPTFIANLVRNTPVIIDQGGGYTADFIHVDDVVELALKMIEAPFDGLLNVGSGAGRSSLEAAIILAEALGADPALITVRGVAKNAGFATLSILRARKLFDFNPMQLEAGIAKWKASGQLANSFR encoded by the coding sequence ATGATGAAGATCGCCATCACGGGGGCCACCGGCTTCATTGGAAGCAAGTTAGCACGAACGGCGCTTTCGAGGGGAATTAGCGTGGTCGCGCTCGTTCGGGACGTAACACGATGCTCCGTTCCGCGTTCCAAATCACTCGAGATTTTACCCTGGCACTTAGGTCAGCCACTGCCGAAGCTTCGCGATGTGCAAGCGGTATTTCATCTTGCCGCAGTGATTCCCAACGACCTAAGCGACCCTGGAACGGCGCCACTTTGCTTCCAAAACAATACCATTTCCGCCCTTCAACTTGCAACGGATGCAGCCCAGCAAAGGATTGGTCACATCATCCATTTTAGCTCGGGTCAGGTCTATACCCGCTCCCAGGCGCCGGCGCATGAGGATTCGCCCGCCTATCCCGTCGAGCGGGCAACCTATTATCTGGCGAGCAAGCTCGCTGGTGAACTCTGCTTGGCGGCGGCGGCGCGCGCAGGAACAGTTGTTGCGACCATCCTGCGTCTTGGATCCGTCTATGGACCCGGAATGCATCCGCGGGGAATGCTTCCCACCTTCATCGCCAATCTTGTGCGTAATACTCCTGTCATTATCGATCAGGGCGGTGGCTACACTGCCGATTTCATTCATGTCGACGACGTCGTGGAACTCGCGCTCAAGATGATCGAGGCGCCGTTCGACGGGTTGCTCAACGTCGGTTCAGGTGCCGGGCGTTCCTCGCTCGAAGCGGCTATCATCCTTGCTGAGGCGCTGGGCGCCGATCCGGCCCTGATCACAGTACGCGGTGTTGCAAAGAACGCAGGTTTTGCTACGCTCAGTATATTGAGAGCGCGGAAACTCTTTGATTTCAATCCAATGCAGCTCGAAGCAGGCATAGCCAAATGGAAGGCGAGTGGTCAGCTGGCAAATTCGTTCAGATGA
- a CDS encoding FAD-dependent oxidoreductase, translating into MGIESASSAPAELSFDLCIVGAGASGLTIASNFLKRSLSVCVLESGGVDGQGQPNFSGDGHDGGLPYASLATTRLKGLGGSTQQLGWGGFCKPLDRQDFVERTWVGNSGWPFDLEHLGPYYERACQTLGLGDVSLLGERQRLFPAQSPIIATDSVGLCNNRRLGRHFREPVKSSTSVDLFFDATVLSLEFAPGQSTIAAALCIDRHGRTFRVSARAFVIAAGGIENARLLMISNLAAQREPGLVGRYFMDHPRFTIGTLFPSNKYVRRVFAGLDRVRVTRRQRVARTLGWRDAGGYVVNGLTLPFEIHAKEALLNYRAWVEPCFLGQSQRAYDDYRLSLLNARDRLILSGRGSFPSISPKHMTWTSGMHLLRPPSLVRGFRLHHFIEPEPCFESRLALSDKKDRYGLPLVSLSWHLSGSTLDSLKRTIAILQNEMRVSGLGELLVTQEEWDVLQNPMWTWHHMGTTRIHDHPARGVVDRNCRVHGVSNLFVAGSSVFPTAGNDTPTLTIVALAHRLSDHLNEFAS; encoded by the coding sequence ATGGGCATCGAATCTGCCAGTAGCGCTCCAGCGGAGCTTTCGTTCGATCTATGCATTGTCGGGGCCGGCGCAAGTGGCCTGACAATAGCATCCAATTTCCTTAAGAGATCCTTGTCGGTTTGCGTGCTTGAAAGCGGCGGCGTCGATGGACAGGGACAGCCGAATTTTTCGGGTGACGGCCATGACGGCGGACTCCCATATGCTTCGTTGGCGACAACCCGCTTGAAGGGTCTTGGCGGGAGCACGCAGCAACTGGGATGGGGAGGTTTCTGCAAGCCGCTGGATCGACAGGATTTTGTCGAAAGGACATGGGTCGGCAATAGCGGCTGGCCATTCGATCTCGAGCACTTGGGTCCCTATTATGAGCGCGCTTGCCAAACGCTCGGTCTCGGGGACGTTAGCCTTCTTGGCGAGCGTCAGCGATTGTTTCCTGCGCAATCGCCGATCATTGCCACTGATTCCGTTGGATTGTGTAATAATCGCCGGCTCGGACGTCATTTTCGTGAGCCCGTCAAAAGCTCAACGAGCGTTGATTTATTTTTTGATGCAACGGTTCTCAGTTTGGAGTTTGCGCCGGGGCAATCCACGATAGCAGCGGCCCTCTGCATAGATCGTCACGGAAGGACGTTTCGAGTGAGCGCACGCGCCTTCGTTATCGCAGCGGGCGGGATTGAAAATGCCCGGCTCTTGATGATTTCCAATCTTGCCGCACAAAGAGAACCCGGCTTGGTTGGTCGATATTTCATGGATCACCCTCGCTTTACAATCGGAACCCTGTTCCCGTCGAATAAATATGTTCGAAGAGTTTTCGCAGGACTCGACCGTGTCCGCGTTACGAGACGCCAGCGCGTGGCGCGGACATTGGGGTGGCGCGACGCCGGCGGCTATGTGGTTAATGGCCTGACGTTGCCGTTCGAAATTCATGCTAAGGAAGCGCTGCTGAACTATCGCGCATGGGTAGAGCCATGCTTTCTCGGTCAGAGCCAGCGCGCCTATGACGATTATCGGCTATCGCTCCTGAACGCGCGTGATAGGCTCATTCTATCAGGTCGGGGGAGCTTTCCCTCAATATCACCGAAGCATATGACGTGGACTAGCGGAATGCATCTGCTCAGGCCGCCTTCACTTGTTCGCGGCTTTCGACTGCATCATTTCATCGAGCCTGAACCTTGCTTCGAAAGCCGGCTCGCGCTGTCAGACAAGAAAGACCGCTACGGCCTGCCCCTTGTGTCGCTGTCCTGGCATCTATCTGGGTCTACCCTCGACAGCCTGAAACGTACAATTGCCATTTTGCAGAACGAGATGCGCGTCAGCGGTCTCGGAGAACTTCTTGTTACCCAGGAAGAATGGGACGTTTTGCAAAATCCAATGTGGACTTGGCATCATATGGGAACAACCCGAATACATGACCATCCCGCGCGCGGCGTTGTCGACCGCAATTGCCGCGTGCATGGGGTCTCAAACCTTTTCGTGGCTGGAAGTTCCGTTTTTCCAACCGCGGGGAACGACACCCCGACCCTCACGATCGTGGCTCTCGCCCACCGCCTTTCCGATCATCTGAACGAATTTGCCAGCTGA